The genomic stretch AGGGTGACATATTTGATTTGAATATAACAATAGACCCACAGGGACCAGAAATTGCAGGTGCGCAGTTGAATGTCGAATTTAACAATTCCATGCTCTCCTTAAATAATGTCATAGAAGGGGAGTTTTTTAAACAAAACGGAGCCAGTACATTATTCAACACGGTTATATTAAATAATCCAGGCGTTACATCAATAAATGTTTACAGCGCTATTCTTGGTCCTTATAATGTATCCTCTCCCGGAACGTTTTTGACCATCAACGTTACTGCCACAGGTTCGCATGAACAGGCCGGGATATATCTTTCCAGTGTACAGATTGTTGATCCTGCCGGGAATTATGTACCGGCTAATGTAATAAACGGGAATGTAAATATTAACAGCTCTTCTGATACATCGATAAGATATATCAATGGTACAGTACTTGATAGCGTCACAAAAGCAGGTATCATCGGTGTGGACATATTCACCAACACCAGCATTTCAACAACGACTGATGCATCAGGGTTCTACTCACTGGCTGTTCCTGATGGTACATATGATATTACGGTTAAATTCGATCCTGAATATTACCCGAATAGTACCACTGTCTCAACAACTTCAAGCGTAGTTGTAATGCAGGATTTTGAACTTGTTAAGAAGCCGACAGGAACTATAACCGGAATTGTTACACACGCCTAACGATTGAACGAAAGCCGGCATTATGTTACCACCCTCGCTCAAGCCTTATTGCTTTTGGTATGCAGTATGCCACGCATGTTGTACATCCGATACAGAAACTTTTATCCACAACTTCTGCAACAGTCTTACCATTTTTCTTAACGAGCCTGTAAATCCTTGGCCCTTTCGGGCAAACCCTTATACATTCCCCGCATCCTGTGCATTTTTCTTCATCAATGAGTATGTCTATCATGGCCAAGCACATATATAAACAATAATACTAAATTAAAGCGCATGTCTGGAAATACTTTTGGTACACTTTTTCGGATAACAACATGGGGCGAGAGCCACGGCCCTGCCGTCGGTGTTGTCGTTGACGGCTGCCCTGCCGGCCTTTTACTTGATGAGTCTGATATCCAGAAAGAATTAAACCGCAGGCGTCCGGGGCAAAGCGATATAACAACCCCGCGCAAGGAAGAGGATAAAGCAGAGATATTATCAGGCATATTCCAGGGAAAGACCACAGGCGCGCCGATATCGATACTTGTGCGAAATAATGATGTTGATTCAAGCAAGTACGAGGCGCTTCGTGACACTCCCCGCCCGGGACATGCGGATATGACTTATGAATTAAAGTATGGATACCGCGATTGGCGGGGGGGAGGGAGATCATCAGCGCGTGAAACGATAGGACGTGTCGCAGCCGGCGCAATTGCTAAGAAAATCCTCGGTATTAATGGCGTTGAAGTGTTAGGTCATGTAGTTGAAATCGGAGGAATTCGCGCAAAGACAACCGATATAGAACATATCCGTGAAAATACGGAGAAAAACCCTGTCAGGTGTGCGGATATGGATGATGCATTGCAAATGGAGGCAATGATCCATGCAGCCAGAAGCGAGGGCGATAGTGTAGGCGGGATCGTTGAAATTATTGGCCTCGGAGTCCCGGCCGGGGTAGGTGAGCCTGTATTTGATAAGCTGGGCGCTGAACTTGCAAAGGGATTAATGAGTATAGGCGCTGTGAAGGGCATAGAGATAGGCATGGGATTTAAGAGTTCAATTATGAGAGGCAGCCAGATGAATGATCCGGTCGGGATGCAGGATGGTAAGCCAAAGCCTCTTACAAACAATGCAGGCGGTATCCTTGGAGGCATCAGCAATGGTGAACCAATAGTTTGCAGGATCGCAGTAAAGCCCACTCCATCGATCTCAAAAGAACAGCACACAGTAGACCTTAAGACTATGAAGGATACCCGGATAAAGATAACAGGCCGCCATGATCCTTCTATCCCGCCGCGCATCGTGCCGGTCGCGGAAGCGATGGTGGCGCTTGTGCTTGTTGATATGATGATGAGAGGCGGGTTCGTAAAAACTTCTGCAATGGGATGATTATGAACGATTTTAAACCGCAAAGTTCGCAAAGAACGCAAAGCATGTCAATCACGGCGATCTTGTATGAAAGAGAGCAGCAGCGACTTAGAACACGGATAACACGGATTGGACGGATTTTCACGGATCCGTGTGCATCCGTGTCATCCGTGCAATCCGTGTTCTATTTTAAATCTGCTTTTATCTGCGTTCATCTGCGGCTAATATTCGTTTCATTGTACTTGCGCGTTAGTCATATATTCGTATTTAATATTGTTAAAAAACGTTCAGGAGATATCTATTCATGAAATTCAATCCCGATGAGATAAAAGAAGCAACAAAGAAAGATTTTGACAAAGCCTGGAATGAAGGCAAAAAATATGTTACAAACCCCGGCATCAATGAAAAATACCCGCGCGTATCCTTGAAATATGGTAAACCGCATCCTGTTTTTGACACAATCCAGCGCCTTCGCGATGCATATATGAGGATGGGTTTTGAAGAATTCATGAACCCCATCATAGTTGAAGACAGGGATATCCATAAACAGTTCGGATACGAAGCTCTTGCAGTTCTTGACCGCTGCTTCTACATAGGCGGCTTGCCAAGACCAAACGTGGGAATATCCGATGATAGAATAATCCAGATAAAAAATATCCTGGGAGACATTGGTGATGAGGGCGTTGAAAAAATAAGGCAGATCCTTCATTCCTATAAGAAAGGTGAGATAGAGGGAGATGATCTTGTCCCTGAAATGGCCGCAGGATTAAAAGTCGCAGATTCCAGAGTGGCAGTAATGATAGACCATGTATTCCCTGAATTCAAGTCACTTGTTCCCGTATCCTCGCAGAATACACTTCGAAGCCACATGACATCAGGCTGGTTCATAAGTCTTGGCGAAATGTGTGAATACCGGAAAGTGCCGCTTCGCCTTTTTTCCGTGGACAGGGTATTCCGGCGCGAGCAGGCCGAAGATGCCACACGGCTTATGGCGTATTATTCAGCATCATGCGTTATAATGGATGAGAACGTAAGCGTAGAGGATGGGAAGGCTGTGGCTGCGGGGCTTCTCTCTCAATTCGGTTTTTCTAATTTCACTTTCAGGCCCGATGAAAAGCGGAGTAAATATTATGTGCCTGATACCCAGACCGAAGTTTTTGCATATCATCCGAAGCTTGTGGGTTCAAAGACAAAATACAAGGACGGCTGGGTCGAAGTTGCAACATTCGGGATTTATTCGCCATCTGCCCTCTCACAGTACAATATACCATATCCTGTGATGAACCTGGGGATGGGTGTTGAGCGCCTCGCAATGATACTGCACGATTCAACGGATGTCCGCGCTCTGACATATCCGCAGTTCCAGTACAGGACCAACTGGGTCATGTCAGATAGCGAAATAGCATCAATGATATTTGTCGAGGATGTGCCTGTTACTGAAACAGGAAAAGAGATACAGGCTGCGATCGTCAGGACCTGTGAGCAGTATGGGAATACAGTAAGCCCATGTGAATTTACAGCATGGGAAGGGGAATTATCAGGAAAGAATATTCGTGTCAGGGTCATTGAGCCCGAGGAAAATACAAAGCTTTGCGGACCTGCTGCGATGAACGAGGTCATTTCTTACAAGAACGACATCCTTGGCCTGCCCAGGACTTCGAGGTGGAATGAGGCATTCAAGAACGGTGTCAGTTCCGGCATAAGATATATTGATGCATTCGCGGCGCGCTGCGCAAAAGAGATAGAGGAAGCTGCAAAGAATGGAAATGGCTGCGAAATCAGGGCCAGGATCATCAAGGTGCCATCTGAGATAAATATCACGATAGACCCCATTGTACAGCGGTATATCACGGGATTACAGAAAAAAATAGATACGAGAGGACCTGTATTTACAACTGTCAGGATGGAGATCGTATCTTGAAATTAAGAGCTGAACCTTATACGCTTGAGTTGCGTCATGATATTAAAGTCTCAGAACAGGATTTGCGGCACAATTTAAATCTTGATTGGTGCGATGCAGTATTATTTAATGTTGTTGCGATGGAGAATAAACAACTAAAAGAATATGATGCCATTCTATGGA from Candidatus Methanoperedens sp. encodes the following:
- the aroC gene encoding chorismate synthase, with translation MSGNTFGTLFRITTWGESHGPAVGVVVDGCPAGLLLDESDIQKELNRRRPGQSDITTPRKEEDKAEILSGIFQGKTTGAPISILVRNNDVDSSKYEALRDTPRPGHADMTYELKYGYRDWRGGGRSSARETIGRVAAGAIAKKILGINGVEVLGHVVEIGGIRAKTTDIEHIRENTEKNPVRCADMDDALQMEAMIHAARSEGDSVGGIVEIIGLGVPAGVGEPVFDKLGAELAKGLMSIGAVKGIEIGMGFKSSIMRGSQMNDPVGMQDGKPKPLTNNAGGILGGISNGEPIVCRIAVKPTPSISKEQHTVDLKTMKDTRIKITGRHDPSIPPRIVPVAEAMVALVLVDMMMRGGFVKTSAMG
- a CDS encoding O-phosphoserine--tRNA ligase, which codes for MKFNPDEIKEATKKDFDKAWNEGKKYVTNPGINEKYPRVSLKYGKPHPVFDTIQRLRDAYMRMGFEEFMNPIIVEDRDIHKQFGYEALAVLDRCFYIGGLPRPNVGISDDRIIQIKNILGDIGDEGVEKIRQILHSYKKGEIEGDDLVPEMAAGLKVADSRVAVMIDHVFPEFKSLVPVSSQNTLRSHMTSGWFISLGEMCEYRKVPLRLFSVDRVFRREQAEDATRLMAYYSASCVIMDENVSVEDGKAVAAGLLSQFGFSNFTFRPDEKRSKYYVPDTQTEVFAYHPKLVGSKTKYKDGWVEVATFGIYSPSALSQYNIPYPVMNLGMGVERLAMILHDSTDVRALTYPQFQYRTNWVMSDSEIASMIFVEDVPVTETGKEIQAAIVRTCEQYGNTVSPCEFTAWEGELSGKNIRVRVIEPEENTKLCGPAAMNEVISYKNDILGLPRTSRWNEAFKNGVSSGIRYIDAFAARCAKEIEEAAKNGNGCEIRARIIKVPSEINITIDPIVQRYITGLQKKIDTRGPVFTTVRMEIVS
- a CDS encoding 4Fe-4S dicluster domain-containing protein, producing the protein MDILIDEEKCTGCGECIRVCPKGPRIYRLVKKNGKTVAEVVDKSFCIGCTTCVAYCIPKAIRLERGW